From Caloranaerobacter ferrireducens, the proteins below share one genomic window:
- a CDS encoding pro-sigmaK processing inhibitor BofA family protein has protein sequence MGLGLEVGVALSYVLALVVILIIVMLLLKPLKLILKLIINGIIGLVLLLAVNFIGKFIGIKIGINIITIIVAGFLGIPGVILLIIINYIL, from the coding sequence ATGGGCTTGGGTTTAGAGGTGGGGGTAGCTTTATCATATGTACTAGCATTAGTTGTAATATTGATTATTGTAATGCTTCTCTTAAAACCGTTAAAGCTAATTTTAAAATTGATAATTAATGGAATAATAGGGTTAGTATTACTTTTGGCAGTAAATTTTATTGGTAAGTTTATTGGAATAAAGATAGGGATTAATATTATAACGATAATTGTTGCAGGATTTTTAGGGATACCAGGAGTGATTTTGTTAATAATAATAAATTATATTTTATAA
- a CDS encoding HD domain-containing phosphohydrolase — protein sequence MIFNSFKKKLISALILLAIIPIVILSIVVNLTVKEQIINQAIDIRTQFVVNKADEINRWFSDKEKTLQTIASDYLAHKKEMDSVIGSGKVSSYLTNLAKSIDYFLDIYIIIKDEEKDDFVLLADEIDIRIKSLYDKVLKTGDTLWSQPYEDLKTGKMILTVFMPIKDETGDIKEVIGANIFIKSIEDIFEELRNKLVADGFIVSIINSEGEIVDFLDESNKFASIFDKDLRNLNLAALIDGNNEKISIKDKEYFVIKSDISKIGWKLVCLVDKDVFFGNIMGLNKYIIITVIFTIIFVILLASLLSNQFSKPLQELKKGTIELYKGNYDYRISIYKNDEFGQLAKAFNRTIEELGKSYKRLSEQAEILIGNNKQLQSMNMELEASYEQLQAMALELNESEEKYRLLVENMNDLVWAIDSNYRITFVNDQIKDMLKYDKEEAIGTDIRDFLSKIWYFNSKEGKSDNLNSDFEKLLESDYDSVQVVLISKNGKEVIGEVSTRRIFDKGELIGVHGVLRDITERKELYSQIIRKNKELSTINKISKNLNSTMDINKLLKMVVDDIVDLMKIPLCTIRLLTEDDKLKLMAYSGELMDIVWFDEIPVDEDILGEAIKKGDIIKLSNFTEENISKYNKKIIESGKVNCINVIPLIAREKILGVLTVTTKKEIDESQTTILTSVANQVAMIIENINLYNGLKESYLRTIKTLAAAVEAKDKYTEGHSYRVSKYSYLIAKYMGLPSKICEEVEIGGILHDIGKIGIKDSILSKPGKLTEEEFNEIKRHPTIGDRILQNVGFSDVVMNAIKYHHKRYDLKGYPEESKLEELPLEACIVGVADALDAMASSRSYRKAMSIEKAIEELIKNKGTQFHPDVVDALVDIYKNNPEIVIEISKSYCD from the coding sequence ATGATATTTAATTCGTTTAAGAAAAAATTGATTAGTGCACTAATTTTATTAGCTATTATTCCAATTGTCATTTTGAGTATTGTAGTCAATTTAACAGTAAAAGAGCAAATAATAAATCAAGCAATAGATATTAGAACTCAGTTTGTTGTTAATAAAGCAGATGAGATTAATAGGTGGTTTAGTGATAAAGAGAAAACATTACAAACTATTGCAAGTGATTATTTAGCTCATAAGAAAGAGATGGATTCAGTAATTGGTTCTGGGAAGGTAAGCAGTTATCTTACCAATTTGGCTAAAAGCATAGATTATTTTTTGGATATCTATATAATCATAAAAGATGAAGAAAAAGATGACTTTGTTTTATTGGCTGATGAAATTGATATTAGAATAAAATCATTATATGATAAAGTTTTAAAAACTGGGGATACTCTGTGGAGTCAACCTTATGAAGATTTAAAAACTGGAAAAATGATTTTGACTGTATTTATGCCTATAAAAGATGAAACAGGAGATATTAAAGAAGTAATAGGAGCAAATATATTTATTAAATCTATAGAAGATATATTTGAGGAATTAAGAAATAAATTAGTAGCTGATGGTTTTATCGTTAGTATAATAAATTCAGAAGGTGAAATAGTAGATTTTTTAGATGAGTCTAATAAATTTGCTAGTATTTTTGATAAAGATTTGAGAAACCTCAATTTAGCAGCGTTGATAGATGGAAATAATGAAAAAATATCAATTAAAGATAAAGAATATTTTGTTATTAAATCAGATATTTCTAAGATAGGATGGAAATTAGTTTGTTTAGTAGATAAAGATGTTTTTTTTGGAAATATAATGGGGCTAAATAAATATATAATAATAACTGTAATATTTACAATAATATTTGTAATATTATTAGCTTCGCTTTTATCTAATCAATTTTCTAAACCATTGCAAGAATTAAAAAAAGGAACTATTGAACTATATAAAGGTAATTATGATTATAGAATTTCTATTTATAAAAATGATGAATTTGGACAATTAGCAAAAGCTTTTAATAGAACAATAGAAGAGCTTGGCAAATCATATAAAAGACTGAGTGAACAGGCAGAAATATTAATAGGGAATAATAAACAACTACAAAGTATGAATATGGAGTTAGAAGCTTCGTATGAACAGCTTCAAGCGATGGCTTTAGAACTTAACGAATCAGAAGAAAAATATAGACTATTAGTTGAAAATATGAATGATTTAGTATGGGCTATTGATTCTAATTACAGAATTACTTTCGTAAATGATCAAATTAAGGACATGTTGAAATATGATAAAGAAGAAGCTATAGGTACAGATATAAGGGACTTTTTATCAAAGATATGGTATTTCAATAGTAAAGAAGGCAAGAGTGATAATTTAAATAGTGATTTTGAGAAGTTGCTGGAAAGTGATTATGATAGTGTTCAAGTTGTATTAATATCTAAAAACGGAAAAGAAGTAATAGGAGAAGTTAGTACTAGAAGAATATTTGATAAAGGAGAACTTATTGGTGTACATGGTGTATTGAGGGATATTACAGAGAGAAAAGAATTATATAGCCAAATTATAAGAAAGAATAAAGAACTTTCTACAATCAATAAAATCAGTAAAAATTTAAATTCTACAATGGATATAAATAAACTTCTAAAAATGGTTGTTGATGATATAGTAGACCTCATGAAAATTCCTTTGTGTACAATAAGATTATTAACAGAAGATGATAAATTAAAGTTAATGGCTTATTCAGGGGAACTGATGGATATTGTTTGGTTTGATGAGATACCAGTTGATGAAGATATTTTAGGAGAAGCTATAAAAAAAGGTGACATTATTAAACTTAGTAATTTTACTGAAGAGAATATAAGTAAGTACAATAAAAAAATTATTGAGAGCGGTAAGGTTAATTGTATAAATGTTATTCCTCTTATTGCAAGAGAAAAAATTTTAGGAGTACTTACAGTAACTACAAAAAAAGAAATAGATGAAAGTCAAACTACTATTTTGACTTCTGTAGCTAATCAAGTAGCTATGATAATTGAAAATATAAACTTATATAATGGACTAAAAGAAAGTTATTTAAGAACAATAAAGACTTTAGCAGCAGCAGTAGAAGCAAAAGATAAATATACAGAGGGTCATTCATATAGAGTTTCTAAATATTCATATTTAATTGCAAAATATATGGGATTACCTAGTAAAATATGTGAGGAAGTAGAAATAGGTGGTATTCTTCATGATATAGGAAAAATAGGAATTAAAGATTCTATACTTTCTAAACCAGGGAAGCTGACAGAAGAAGAATTTAATGAAATAAAAAGACATCCTACAATAGGTGATAGAATACTTCAGAACGTAGGTTTTTCAGATGTTGTTATGAATGCAATTAAATATCATCATAAAAGATATGATTTAAAGGGATATCCAGAAGAAAGCAAATTAGAAGAATTACCTTTAGAAGCTTGTATAGTAGGCGTTGCTGATGCTTTAGATGCAATGGCTTCAAGCAGGTCATATAGAAAGGCTATGAGTATAGAAAAAGCTATTGAAGAGCTTATTAAGAATAAAGGAACTCAATTTCATCCTGATGTTGTAGATGCATTGGTAGATATATATAAAAATAATCCTGAAATTGTTATAGAAATTTCGAAATCTTATTGCGACTAA
- a CDS encoding YaaL family protein: MSNMFSQNKVKTLLNVNNLLINMKDKLIHHKNNEEEFFKALKMAHFEWKEAENYFQNVTDPDLIDFAIYNMEAAKTKYIYLLKEARKKGIKASV, translated from the coding sequence ATGTCAAATATGTTTTCGCAAAATAAAGTGAAAACACTTTTAAATGTAAATAATCTATTAATTAATATGAAGGACAAGTTGATTCATCATAAAAATAATGAAGAGGAATTTTTTAAAGCTTTAAAAATGGCACATTTTGAATGGAAAGAAGCAGAAAATTATTTTCAGAATGTAACAGATCCTGATTTAATAGATTTTGCTATTTATAATATGGAGGCTGCAAAAACAAAATATATCTACCTTTTAAAGGAAGCTAGAAAAAAAGGAATAAAAGCATCCGTATAA
- a CDS encoding YbaB/EbfC family nucleoid-associated protein: MAKGRFPGMGNFNNMMKQVQKMQKEIAKLQKELEEREVEASSGGGAVTVKANGKKEILDIIIDKDVVDPDDIEMLQDLILAAVNEALRKADDMVTGEMQKITGGMPGLF; the protein is encoded by the coding sequence ATGGCAAAAGGAAGATTCCCAGGTATGGGAAATTTCAATAACATGATGAAGCAAGTACAAAAAATGCAAAAAGAAATAGCAAAGTTACAAAAAGAGCTAGAAGAAAGAGAAGTAGAAGCTAGTTCAGGTGGTGGAGCTGTTACAGTTAAAGCAAATGGTAAGAAAGAAATACTAGATATAATTATAGATAAAGATGTAGTAGATCCTGATGATATAGAAATGTTACAGGATTTAATTTTAGCTGCAGTAAATGAGGCTTTAAGAAAGGCAGATGATATGGTAACTGGTGAGATGCAAAAAATTACTGGAGGAATGCCAGGTTTATTCTAA
- the dnaX gene encoding DNA polymerase III subunit gamma/tau, producing the protein MEKHLFEGDEMAYQALYRKYRPKDFDGVLGQEHVTTILKNQIINNNIAHAYLFSGTRGTGKTSTAKIFARAVNCLNNKDGNPCNECEVCKGILNDTIMDVVEMDAASNNSVDDIRELREKVKYPPSKGKYKVYIIDEVHMLSKGAFNALLKTLEEPPKHLLFILATTEPQKLPATILSRCQRFDFKRISVDDIVKNMRSICDELNIDVEDRGLRLIARNSDGAMRDALSILDQCVSFSDGKITYEYILSILGTVNLDIIFELTDAIINGNLDKTLELIENIVRAGKDINQFIKDLILHFRNLMIAKTSNNIEDIIDASDEIIDKLSKQAKSIELNDIMRAIKILSDVEVKAKWSSQPRIILEVGLIKFIKSPSDVDIDNLLEKVKKLEKIIEEGKFNISKSHSSYNTEIKTSISEDIKKDILEQKVQTKDEILKQEENFDNENISFDKINSDWSNFLKNLKKEKISIHALLMEGKPISFENNILTVAFQDGFAFHKDAIEKKDNKEFVEKSISKYFNCDIKIKFIMVNEIKKIEDEQEDKKKDIIEKIKNIFGEDLVEIV; encoded by the coding sequence ATGGAAAAACATTTATTTGAAGGTGATGAAATGGCATATCAAGCTTTATATAGAAAATATAGACCTAAGGATTTTGATGGTGTCTTAGGTCAAGAGCATGTTACTACAATATTGAAAAATCAAATAATAAATAATAATATTGCTCATGCATATCTGTTTTCAGGAACAAGAGGAACAGGTAAAACATCTACTGCTAAAATATTTGCAAGGGCTGTTAATTGCTTAAATAATAAAGATGGAAATCCATGCAATGAATGTGAAGTATGTAAAGGAATATTAAATGACACTATTATGGATGTTGTAGAGATGGATGCAGCTTCGAACAATAGTGTAGATGATATAAGAGAATTAAGAGAAAAAGTTAAATATCCTCCTTCAAAAGGAAAATATAAGGTTTATATAATAGATGAGGTTCATATGCTGTCAAAGGGAGCTTTTAATGCGCTTTTAAAAACACTAGAAGAGCCACCAAAACATCTGTTATTTATTTTAGCTACCACAGAACCTCAAAAACTACCAGCTACAATATTATCAAGATGTCAAAGATTTGATTTTAAGAGGATAAGTGTAGATGATATTGTTAAAAATATGAGGTCTATATGTGATGAACTAAATATAGATGTAGAAGATAGAGGTCTTAGACTTATAGCTAGAAATTCTGATGGTGCAATGAGAGATGCACTTAGCATATTAGACCAATGTGTATCTTTTTCAGATGGAAAAATAACATATGAATATATTTTATCTATATTAGGTACAGTAAATTTAGATATTATCTTTGAACTAACTGATGCTATTATTAATGGTAATTTGGATAAGACTTTAGAGTTAATTGAGAATATAGTTAGAGCTGGAAAAGATATCAATCAGTTTATTAAAGATTTGATTTTGCACTTTAGAAATTTAATGATAGCAAAAACTTCTAACAATATTGAGGATATTATAGATGCTTCTGATGAAATTATAGATAAGCTAAGCAAGCAGGCAAAAAGCATTGAGTTAAATGATATAATGAGAGCTATCAAAATATTATCTGATGTAGAAGTTAAAGCAAAATGGTCATCTCAACCTAGAATAATTTTAGAGGTAGGTTTAATAAAATTTATTAAATCACCATCTGATGTTGATATAGATAATTTATTAGAAAAGGTTAAAAAACTTGAAAAGATTATAGAAGAAGGCAAATTCAATATAAGCAAATCACATTCTTCATATAATACTGAAATTAAAACTTCAATATCAGAAGATATTAAAAAAGATATTTTAGAGCAAAAAGTACAAACAAAAGACGAGATATTAAAGCAAGAAGAAAATTTTGATAATGAGAATATAAGTTTTGATAAAATAAATTCAGATTGGTCAAATTTTCTAAAGAACTTAAAAAAAGAAAAAATTAGTATACATGCTTTGTTGATGGAAGGCAAACCAATTAGCTTTGAGAATAATATATTAACAGTAGCTTTTCAAGATGGTTTTGCTTTTCATAAGGATGCTATAGAAAAGAAAGATAATAAAGAGTTTGTAGAAAAATCAATAAGTAAATACTTCAATTGTGATATAAAGATAAAATTTATTATGGTGAATGAAATAAAAAAAATAGAGGATGAACAAGAAGATAAAAAAAAAGATATAATTGAAAAAATTAAAAATATTTTTGGTGAAGATTTAGTTGAAATTGTTTGA
- the recR gene encoding recombination mediator RecR: MEYFPKPIAKLIEEFSKLPGVGKKTAQRLAFYVLNMKKEEAMNLANAIVNAKRDIKYCSICGNLTDRDPCLICSNKRRDETLICVVEDPKDIVAMERTKEFKGLYHVLHGSISPMEGIGPEDIRIRELLVRIKNSPVKEVILATNPTIEGEATAMYISKLIKPMGIKTTRIAHGIPVGGDLEYADEVTLSKALEGRREI, from the coding sequence ATGGAATATTTTCCTAAACCGATTGCAAAACTGATAGAAGAATTTTCGAAACTACCTGGTGTAGGTAAAAAGACAGCTCAACGATTAGCATTTTATGTACTTAATATGAAAAAAGAAGAAGCTATGAATCTTGCAAATGCAATAGTTAATGCAAAAAGAGATATTAAATATTGTAGTATATGTGGAAATTTAACAGATAGAGATCCTTGTCTAATTTGCAGTAATAAAAGAAGAGATGAAACCTTAATATGTGTAGTTGAAGATCCTAAAGATATAGTTGCAATGGAGAGAACTAAAGAATTTAAAGGACTTTATCATGTGCTTCATGGTAGTATTTCACCTATGGAAGGTATTGGGCCAGAGGATATTAGAATTAGAGAATTACTTGTTAGAATAAAAAATAGTCCAGTGAAAGAAGTGATTTTAGCTACAAATCCTACCATTGAAGGTGAAGCTACGGCAATGTATATATCAAAGCTTATAAAACCAATGGGGATAAAAACTACTCGAATAGCCCACGGAATACCAGTGGGAGGAGATTTAGAATATGCGGATGAAGTTACACTATCTAAAGCTTTAGAAGGAAGAAGAGAAATATAA